attactgtgcatatgaaaatatcaaatttttaaaattatttaatattatttataagttttaaaaatcaaaatacatgaatatatatatatataattgcataaacatatatttacaGAAACTgagtaattgatattttaatgcaCAAATTTTGGTCTTTGGAGCGATGAAATGTTTCTTATGGTGATGAGCATCTAAAGTACAAATCATTCATAggacatatatatttataccttTAACTATTCGTATTCTGATTAATTTCAGACAGAATTGATCCATTCGCGGAGTGGAATAGCTCTCCATATTCTCCTTTGACTTCACCAGCAAGACTACTTTCCTTTTGATAAGATCACATCTCCATGCACAGAAAATCTAGTTGAGCAATCAAGAAGGGGTTTCAGGGGATCGAATTGAACATCGGAGACGTATACGCAGAATGCCACAAATCTCATTCGCATCTAGGTGGTAAGACTGACGGTTGCCAGGAGTACTTGGAGAGGTGAACGTCGCTGCCCGACTGCAATGTCTGCGGCTGCCACCGCAATTTCCACCCGAAGGTGGTACCGCCGGTCAAGTACAAGACGAAGGCTGTCTACACAAAGTGTCAAAAGATCCATGATTGTAAGATCCAAAATTCGGTCCATCGGAATGAGGTTGCCATAGAAGTAACTTCAACTGATTAAGGTTTCTGTATGAAGAAGATTGCACCTGTCCTTCCGCATGGCTTCTTGTGTTTTGGCgccttttgtttttccttgttGTTTTAGTGGTGTTGCTTATATCTTTTGGGATTGCAGTAATATTTGGTTTTGGACCCAAAGCATTGGATATATGAATCATGAGGTTAAAACTAAAAGGGTGTCTGCCAACTCTTGACATCAATACCTGTTCTCTGGGTGTGCAAGATTGGAATTACAAAGTGAAACAAATCTGATTTTACTGAAAATTACTActgtttctgtttctttttcctttttttttttttttcaagaactgGAAATTGTTTCAGTAGTATCTCTGCAATCATTTCTCATGTACTTATCTTACGAGCTACGCCAACGTGGCTATGTTCATCTTTGATTATCACTACTCGAAAGACTGTAAAACACATTTTAAATACCGacttatatttttcacataacaTTTAGTTCCGCACACCTTATCTTTATTTGTCTTATGTTAATACGGGATACAAAGGAGCTCGCAAGATCATAAACATTTATCTCGATCTTTATCATCTAGCTTtcagaaacaaagaaaaacatcCTAAAAAATAGAACCGAACAATTACCAAGTCATAAACGAACACAGAAATAGAGAATTGATCCTGTCAGGTTTAAGCATCTTATACAGATACTTGTGCTAAAAATtcatatctaaaatataatgCCTAACGATTGTTGAAGCCACTCATTATGAAACAGCCACATATTTCATTTGATCATAGCACTGGCTCGTGCAGTTGTAGCCTGGTAGAGTGAAAAAAGAACTTCAAAGACATGTGGCCGCATCATCCTTCTTTTATTTCAGATTGCATATCGCCTTCATgctcatcatcatcgtcatccTCATCCTCTTCAATGTTCTCATCATCATACAAATTGCTCCTGAAACTCCTAAGCTCACTTTTAGCATCATCTTCGCCAAAAAATTCCATTCCGAATTTCATGTCACGGTGTTTAACCAAGAGCCAGCGCAGCAATCTGTCTTCCTTGTTCAGGTAGTAAAGTTCACTGTTGAAGCTGGGTGGTGTCATCATTGTCATCTGCATCAGTTGTCCCTGCATGCTACACTCATTAATAATCTGAACAATTAGTATTCTTCTATGTTGCTTGAGGGTGGAAGAAGGCAAAGAGAAAGACAAAACAGAATTCAGGGAATGCAGTCTAGTGAAACATCAATAGAAAGTGTAGTGAGGCCACTCCAGGTAAAGATCAAAACTACCAGAAAGAAATAGCTTAAGTAAGTAAGTGGTTAGACCACAGGCGTGAACTTCAATGCACCTGTGGAAGGCCATATAACCCCATCGATGAAGAAACTCCCCATCCTATAGACCCTTTAGTGTCCGCATTAATGGAATTTATCAATAGGCCTAAGAAAAGTCAGCTTAACCCAATGTCGAGAAAAAGCTTAGACTATCATCAGGTTTAAAGAAATGGCGCCAAGAGGAACCATCAAATAGCAATCAGAAGAGATcttttaacaattatatcCCCAAGCTTGGGCAGGTCAAAGCAGATGGTACAAATCTCTGCTATTCCTTGGAAAAAGCAGTATACCTCTAATGAGTCAGACATTCATGAGGTCACAATCACCCACAGTACCTCTACAGCCCTGGTAAAGGGGAAGTTGAGAAAAGCATAAGGATTACCCAGACACAGCAGTGCATAATGTAGGCTTCATTCTGGGTCTCTCACATAAAACTAAATTCCAAAATCTAGCCTTTTTCTCCTCCTAAAAGATCCTCCTTAGGAATGGCTTCCAGTGTAGGTATGTTTACTAGATAAGAGACCTGAAAACTAGTGAATCCCAGCTAAAGAATTCCATCAGCTTGCTTGCCACTCAATTAAGTGGCGAGAAACTCCAGAACAAGTTAGCAACTTGAATCACCATTAAGGACTATATACAATTAGTGAGGATGACAATCCATATATTGTGCAAGGCAAAGGACAAGGGTGATTACTGTCTGAGATGATGAGGGCCACAATCATGAGTATATACAAGGGACTGTAAAAACTAGCCATCTATTCAAAACTATAATTTCACAATGTATGAAAGTTATgcacaatttcaaaaaaaaaagaagtatgaAGAATTTGACGAATCCAAAATGGCATCATATGGAAAAACCAAAGGCATAGCACAATGaagaaacataatatataaaattctctTTTAGAATGCATAAATAGAAGTACTTACCTGATAGTATCGTCCATCCAGTTTCTTAATTCCATAACCCAATTGAACAGTTCCAAAGGACTTCAGATCAGTCAATACTCCATTTCTTCTGTAAA
The window above is part of the Sesamum indicum cultivar Zhongzhi No. 13 linkage group LG7, S_indicum_v1.0, whole genome shotgun sequence genome. Proteins encoded here:
- the LOC105166391 gene encoding uncharacterized protein LOC105166391, with amino-acid sequence MPLYDCMLLLKPNVTKEALMDLVSRVGQHVYRRNGVLTDLKSFGTVQLGYGIKKLDGRYYQGQLMQMTMMTPPSFNSELYYLNKEDRLLRWLLVKHRDMKFGMEFFGEDDAKSELRSFRSNLYDDENIEEDEDDDDDEHEGDMQSEIKEG